The following are encoded together in the Pectobacterium wasabiae CFBP 3304 genome:
- a CDS encoding polymorphic toxin type 50 domain-containing protein, whose translation MSTKIHDGAQGKHIPGHSNYVDGKSVINAKPQELLDNYHSGNINTTRVINDNKLKVDFGDVTGTHKDMNGTGTPTSWGIIHCGKNGAHIVPAIPDTL comes from the coding sequence ATTTCGACAAAAATTCACGATGGCGCACAAGGTAAACATATACCTGGTCATAGTAACTATGTTGATGGTAAGAGTGTTATAAATGCTAAACCTCAGGAGTTGTTAGACAATTATCATTCCGGAAATATTAATACGACTAGGGTAATTAATGATAATAAATTAAAAGTAGATTTTGGTGACGTGACCGGTACTCATAAAGATATGAATGGGACAGGTACGCCCACATCATGGGGGATCATTCATTGTGGGAAAAATGGCGCTCACATTGTTCCAGCTATACCCGATACTCTTTAG
- a CDS encoding EndoU domain-containing protein, whose product MGHEGKARIGKITNAPNQHGVYTAKVEVFDKSSGTWVAKGRDSSFFPDSWNRQKVMSEIRGAYNNGTVSSDGKWSGISPSGVKIEGWLDKTGNINTAYPIHE is encoded by the coding sequence ATTGGACATGAAGGAAAAGCTAGAATAGGTAAAATAACTAATGCTCCGAATCAACATGGTGTGTATACAGCTAAGGTTGAAGTGTTCGATAAATCCTCTGGTACTTGGGTAGCTAAAGGTCGAGACTCATCGTTTTTCCCTGATTCTTGGAATAGACAGAAAGTTATGTCGGAAATAAGAGGAGCTTATAATAATGGTACTGTTTCATCAGATGGTAAATGGTCTGGAATTTCTCCTAGTGGCGTGAAAATAGAGGGATGGTTGGATAAAACCGGGAATATTAATACCGCATATCCTATTCATGAGTGA